Below is a window of Desulfobacteraceae bacterium DNA.
CTATGGCCCCGTCTTTCCCGGCCTTGGGGCCGGATATTTGAATTAAAGCATACAGAAATTCATTTTCAATCCGATTATAGGGAAGACGCAGGCGGATCTTCCCAGCGCTAGCGGTAGATAATGCCCATGAATTGACCAAACTGAAATCGTCGGAGGAACAAGAATTGTCGCATACATTCAGTCAGAAACAGTTGGACGGAATCGAGGAAATCCTGCAGGAAGATCTGATTCAACTTGGTGTTCACTGTGTCGTTTTGATCGATATGGCGGGCAATATCATCGCCAATCTGGACAACGGCGAAATGGAGCATGACATCTACTCGCTCGCCGCTCTGGCCGCCGGCAATTTCGGGGCCGTCAGCACCATGGCCAAAATCATCGGCGAAGACGAATTTTCCCTTCTCTTTCACAAGGGGGAAAAGGAGAGCATCCACTTCAGCAAGGTGACCTCCGATTTTCTGCTGGTGTCGATTTTCGGCAAAGACGTCTCACTGGGTTTTCTGCGGCTCAAGGTTGCCGAGGCCATCGAGAAAATCAACAAACTGCTTTAGGTGATCCCGGGGGCCGGAGCCACTTTCATTTTTCGCTGAGCACGTGATCCTTTCAGAGGTGTCCGCATATGGCGTTTGTCAATCTCAAGAAGAAGGAAGTTCAGGTCAAGATTGTCTACTACGGGCCCGGCCGCGGAGGCAAGACAACCAACCTGGAGTACATCTACAGCAAGTTCAACAACCGCATCAAAACCGAAATGGTGGCCATCAAAACCCACGGGGATCGCACCTTGTTTTTTGACTTCCTGCCCTTTGACATCGGCAAGATCAAAGGCTACGACGTCAAAATCCAGCTCTACACCGTTCCGGGCCAGGTCAAGTACAACGCCACCCGCCAACTGGTGCTGCGAGGCGCTGACGGCATCGTCTTTGTGGCCGATGCCATGGTGGTTCGCAAAGACAAGAACATCGTCTCGCTGAAGAACCTGCAAAACAACCTGGCCGCGCACAAGAAGGATATCTTTGCGGTTCCCCTGGTCTTTCAGTACAATAAAATGGATCTGGCCGGACAGGGCATTCCGCTGCTCCCCTTCGACGTGCTGGAGCAGAACCTCAACGCCCAGCTCAAGGCGCCCTCCTTCGCCGCCAGTGCGCTGACGGGAAAAAATGTGGCTCAGACACTTAAAAAAATCGTTTCACTCACCCTCTCTTCCCTGCAGAAAGAGCTCGTATAGGAGGTTTCCTTGACGCAATCCAAACACGACAAATTGGCTGAAGAGGTCGCATCGCGTCTCGATGAGTTGTTCGATGAGAATGACGGATCGTTGGAGGGGGTGGAGGCGGGCAACAGCTTGGAAGCCTCACCGCTCAGGGAATTGCGCGCCATCGTTCTGTCCATCGACTGGGAGATAACCGATGAGGCCATGACGCGCTTCATCGACCAGGTCGATCGCCTGCGGCAGACCTACAAGGATGACCGCCTGCTGCTTGCCTTTCTGCAGTTGTTGCGGCCGTTGGGGAGATACATCAAGGCCAACAAGGGCCAGTGTCTGCCCGAGGCCATCCAGCTGCTGAACTCGGTTTACACCAATTTCGAGAAGGTGGCCACCACCGATGGGATGCCCCGGGAGCAGAAAAAAAAGATCTTGATGGCGGAAGTCGTGCGCTTCAAAGGGCTCAAGGAACAGATCGTCGCCCAACAGGGTCGGCAGACGTCCCGCAGAGCTGCCGGAGCCCCATCGCCGCGCAAGTCCGCTGACGACGCCCCGCGGCCCATCGCCGCCGAGGCCGGCTCCGCCACCGTGACCCTCTCGCGGGAGGACCTGACCTATCTGGTTTCAGAGCTGACCCAAGCCATGCGCGCTGAATTCGACGCGCTCAGAAGCGAACTCCGCACCCTTCTGGGCAGCCGCTGAGACCACGCCCCGAACGCACCCGAAATCGCCTTTGATATCCTGCCCGGTTAAGCTCCCGTCATTTCGCCGCCCCGGATCCCGCCCCGCCGTCTGACCTGCCGCCGCCCCCACCGGGGCCTGGAGGCGGCCAGCGGCCGTTTGCTTGGCGGCCAAAAAAGCGTTTGACCGGGTGGGCGGCGCCGTGGGAGGATAGAATTCCAATCCCAAGGCAGATTTCCACAGCGCAAGGAGGAGCCCCCCCATGGAACTAAGCGGCAAAAAAGTCCTGATTCTAGTCGAGCAGCTCTACAACGAGTTTGAGTTCTGGTACCCTTACTACCGCCTCAAGGAGGCCGGTGCGACGGTGACGGTGGTGGGTTCGGGTAGCGCGCGGGTCTACAACAGTAAAAACGGTCTGCCGGTGACGGTGGACACCGCCGCGGAAAGCGTCGCTGTGACCGAACACGATGGCCTCATCATTCCCGGCGGCTATGCGCCCGACATCATGCGGCGGCACGCGGCCATGGTCGGCCTGGTCAAAACCTGCGCTGAAGCGGGCAAACTGGTGGCGGCGATTTGCCACGCGGGGTGGATGCTGGCCTCGGCTGAGATCGTCGCGGGGCGCACCGTGACCTCGTTTTTCTCCATCCGGGACGATCTGGTGCATGCCGGCGCGCGCTGGGTGGACCAGGAGGTCGTGGTGGACGGCAATCTGGTCACCAGCCGCACCCCTGAGGACCTGCCGGCCTTCATGCGGGCGGTCATCAATGCCCTGAAGTAGCCTCCCGCAGGGTCATTCGCCGGTGTTTAGAACCCCAGATAGGCCTCCCGGACCCTGGGGTTTTCCTCCATTTCGCGGCCGGTTCCCTCCTGGACGATGCGGCCGTTTTCGATCACGTAGCAGTAATCGGCGATTTTGAGGGTCTGGTTGACGTTCTGCTCCACCAGGAAGATGGTGAGCCCCTGGCTGTGGAGCTCCTGGATGACGGTGAACATTTCCTGAACCAGGATCGGCGCCAACCCCAGGCTGGGTTCGTCGAACATGATCAGCCGCGGGTTTTGCATCAGCCCCCGGCCGATGGCGACCATCTGCTGCTCGCCGCCCGAAAGAGTTTCCGCGGCCTGGTTGCGCCGCTCCGCCAGCCGAGGGAAAAGGGCGTAAACCCGCTCGAGGTTGCGCTGGCGGTTTTCCTTGGCCCGGCCGAGATAGGAGCCGATGATCAGATTTTCCTCGACGTTCATTTTGGGAAACAGCTGCCGGCCCTCGGGCACCAGGGTGATGCCGAGGTTGGCGGTCTCATGCACCGGCAGCTCGCTGATGGTGCGGCCCTCGTAGGCGATCCGGCCTTCGGCGGCTGTCAGCAGACCGCAGATGGCCTTAAGGGTGGTGGTCTTGCCGGCCCCGTTGGCGCCCAAAAGGGCCACCAGCTGCCCGGATTGCACGCTGAAGGAGACATCCCAGAGGGCCTGGGTGTCGCCATAGAACACGGAGAGCTCCTCAACGCTCAGGGCTGCATTCATGCCGCCTCCTCTCCCAGATAGGCCTTGACCACCTCGGGGTTTTGGGTCACCTCCGCGGGTTTTCCCATGGCGATCTGGCGGCCGAAGTTCAGCACCAGGATGCTGTCGCTGATGTTCATGATCACCCGCATGATGTGCTCCACGATCAGGATGCTGATGCCGCTGTCGCGCAGCTTCAGGATCAGTTTGATGGTTTGGTCGGCTTCGGTGGGGTTCAACCCCGCCACCACCTCGTCCAGCAGCAGGAGCTGGGGCTCAAGCGCCAGTGCCTTGCTGATTTCCAGGCGCTTGCGGCCCGCCAGGGTCAGGCTGGCGGCCGACACGCCGGCCCTATCGGCCAGCCCAGTGTTTTCCAATATCCGCCAGGCGTGCTCCTCGGCATCGGCCCGTTTGGGGTGCCGCGCAAAGGCGGCGATCACGACGTTTTCAAGCACCGTCAGACCGGGGAAGGGTTTGACCACCTGAAAGGTCCGTCCGATGCCCAGCCGGGCCAGCTCGTAGGGGCGGCGGCCGGTGATGTCCCGGCCGTTGAAGGCGATGCGGCCGCGGGTGGGGGGATGATAGCCGCTGATGAGGTTGAAAATGGTGGTTTTGCCCGCCCCGTTGGGGCCGATCAGGCCGATGATTTCCCCCTGCCGGATCTGGAAGGACACATCCTCGACGGCATGCAGACCGCCAAAGGTTTTGGTCAGGTCTTCGACCTTGAGAAGCGGCGTTGTCATATCTCTTTTTCTCCGCTGGCTTGGGGCCGCTGGTCCGTCTGAGGGACACCCGAGGCCTTTCGCAGGATGCGGCGGCCACCGGTGGCGCCGGTAATGGTCCCCCACAACCCGTTGGGCAGAAACACCACCGTGAGAGCGATCACACCCCCCAGGATGATGAGGTAAAGCACCTGGTAGTCGGACAGATAGGCCCAGAAATAGGTCTTGAAGGCAAAAATCAGGATGGCGCCGATCAGCGGGCCGATCAGGGTCCCGAGGCCGCCGAAGACCGCCATGACCATGGCCTGGTCGGTGATGATGTCCGCCAGGACCGAGGCCGGGTCGATGAAGGTGATCCAATAAGCATACACCCCGCCCATGACCCCGGCGGGGATCGCCGACAGAATAAAGGCCTGCATCTTGATGGTGGTGGGGTTGATCCCCAGCGCCATGGCGCCCTGCTCGTCCTCGCGGATGGCCTTGACCTTGAGGCCGAAGGGCGCCTTTTCCAGCAGGAACCACAGCAGCGCGAAGGTGACGGCCACCAGGGTGAACATCAGGTAGAAGAAGAACTGCGGGTGCAGAAAAGGTGGCAGACGCATGCCGTCAGGGCCGCCGGTGATGTTTAAGACCAGCGCCAGTTGCTGCACCGCCAGAGCCAGGGCCCAGGTGGCGATGGCGAAATAGGCCCCCTTGAGGCGCAGGGTGGGCAATCCGGCGATCAGCGCCGCCACCCCGGCCACCAATCCGGCCGCCGGCAGGGTGGCGGCGAAGGGCCAACCCGCGCGCATCATCAGGATGGCGGTGACGTAGGCGCCGACCCCGAAAAAGGCGCCGTGTCCGAAGTTGAGATACCCGGTGTAGCCGGCCATGACATCCCAGGTGATGGCCAGCCCGACCCACATGAAAACCTCGGTCACGATCCGCAGCAAAAACGGGTCGGGAAAGAACTTCGGCAGCATCAGCAGCCCCGCAAGCGCTATGCCGATCCAGAGCAAATGGCGCCGGTTCATCGTCACACTCCTTTCCCGAAAAGTCCTTTGGGCGACACCAACAGCACGGCATACAGGATCCCGAAGACCGCTAGCAGGGTCCAGCCCGGATTGAAGTAGATCAGAAAAAAGGACTGCACCACTCCCAAAAGAAATGCGGCCCAGGGCACCCCGGAGAGGTAGCCCATACCGGCCAGGACCACGACGAAAAAGGAGAAGACGGTGTACTGCGAGCCCATCTGGGCGCTGATGGAGAAGATGCAGCCGATCAGAACCCCGGACATGGCGCTGATGCCGACGTAGATGCCGTAGACATAGGAGCTGGTCCGCTTGGCATTGATGCCCATCAGACCGGCGGCGTCCTTGTTCTGGGAGAGGGCCCGGACCGCCAGGCCGAAATCGGTTTTTTTCAGCAGGTAGTGAAGCGCCAGGGTGATGGCAAGGGCGTAGATCAGGCCGGTGAGGCGGATCACGGGAACCGTGACGAAAAGGGGGCCCATTTCCAGCGAAAAAGAGCCGGCCGAAAGGGACGAGGGGATGGAGTGACTGTAAAAGCCGAAGACTGTCAGCCCCAGCCCTTTGATCATCAGCGCCAGGCCGAAGGTGAAGACCAGCGCCATGAGAAGCGGGTTCCCCTTTTTACCGCTCAGCACCCGGTGGATCACCGGCTGGAAAAAGTAGCCGATGGCCGCGAAAACGACGAAGACCAGCGGCAGGAACAACAGGGGCTCCACCGGCAGCCACCGGTTGAGGTAAAAACCGAGAAAGGCGCCCAGCATGATCCATTCGCCGACGGCGAAGTCGATGATGTGCATCACCCCGTAGGCCAGTGAAAACCCGATGGCGATCGTCACGTAGATGCCGCCGATGAGAAATCCGTCTACCAGCGCCTGCGGCAGTAGAAGAAACATGGTGAGTCTCCCGCTGGGTGAACGGCCGTGGGGCCGCGGCAGTGAAGCGCGGCCCCGCGGCGCAGCAAAGCTCGGTTAGGCCGGCAGCCGGGGGGTAAGCCCGGCCGACTGCCGGTGACTGGGGCGGTTCAGCGAAGCGCTCAGCGCTCTTTCCAGGGAACCATGGGGAACAGCAGTTTCGCCTGGGCGTCGGCTTCGGGGCCGACGATGACGGCGATACCGTTCTGGATCTGGACGGTAAGGGGCGTGAGGCCGATATTGGCGTGGTAGAAGTCACCCTCCTCGGCGAACTTCAGCCGGCCGTAGAAGGTCTGAATTTCGAGCTTCTCCAGGGCTTTGACCAGGGCTTCGCGATCGCTTTCACTCAGCGGCGGAGGGGCGTTGACAGTCTGCAGGGCAGCCTGGAAGGCGATGCCGGCGGTGGAGGAGCCGGCCTGGGTGTAATCGGCCGGGACGCCGAAGGCCTTTTGGGCGGCCTGGGCATAGGTGGCGGCGTCTTTCCAGAGGATGTCACTCTGGGTGTGGACCGTTTCCGTCCAGACCGACGCGCCGAGCACGCCTTCGGCGTACTTGCCGAGGGCTTCGACGAAGGCCGGCTCGGTCACGCCGTAGTGCATCAGCAGCGCCTTTGGCGTGTAATCGATCTGACGCAGGGACTTGACCAGGTTGATGAGCTCTTCGTCATGGCCGCCGAAGGCCACCAGGTCGGGGCGCAACACCTTGATGGCCGACATGAAGGGGGTGAGGTCCTGGCCGGAGGGGACGATGTTGAACTTGCGCACCTTGATGCCGGCGGCTTCGGCCGCGCTGTTGAATGCCTCGGCGGTGGCCTTGGAAAAGGTGTCGTTGGAGCCCAGAATGACGGCTGTGGCGGGGGCCGGGTCAAGCGCCTTGAGGGTTTCGATGGGGGTGGCGCCGGTGAAATTGACCGGCGGGATGGTGCCGAAGGTGTAGAAAAATTTCTGTTTCCAGATCATGGGGGACTCGGCCGAGCCCGTGATCATCGGGATCTTGTATTTTTCCAGGACCGGGGCGGCCGCCAGGGTGACGCCCGAAGAATAAGGCCCCAGGACCATGTCGACCTTTTCCTGGGTGGCCAGGCGTTCAGCCGCGGAAGCCCCCTGGGAGGGTTCGGACTGGGCGTCGGCGTAGAACAGTTTGACCGGGTATTTTTTTCCCTGGATTTCGATCCCGCCGGCCTCGTTGACGGCCTGCGCCCACAGGTCGTAGCCGCGTTTGGTGACGTTGCCGCCGGTGGCCAGATCCCCGGAAAGGGACGTGATGACGCCGATCTTGAAGAAATCCCGTTCAGCTTGAGC
It encodes the following:
- a CDS encoding roadblock/LC7 domain-containing protein, with amino-acid sequence MSHTFSQKQLDGIEEILQEDLIQLGVHCVVLIDMAGNIIANLDNGEMEHDIYSLAALAAGNFGAVSTMAKIIGEDEFSLLFHKGEKESIHFSKVTSDFLLVSIFGKDVSLGFLRLKVAEAIEKINKLL
- a CDS encoding gliding motility protein, with product MAFVNLKKKEVQVKIVYYGPGRGGKTTNLEYIYSKFNNRIKTEMVAIKTHGDRTLFFDFLPFDIGKIKGYDVKIQLYTVPGQVKYNATRQLVLRGADGIVFVADAMVVRKDKNIVSLKNLQNNLAAHKKDIFAVPLVFQYNKMDLAGQGIPLLPFDVLEQNLNAQLKAPSFAASALTGKNVAQTLKKIVSLTLSSLQKELV
- a CDS encoding branched-chain amino acid ABC transporter permease, whose translation is MNRRHLLWIGIALAGLLMLPKFFPDPFLLRIVTEVFMWVGLAITWDVMAGYTGYLNFGHGAFFGVGAYVTAILMMRAGWPFAATLPAAGLVAGVAALIAGLPTLRLKGAYFAIATWALALAVQQLALVLNITGGPDGMRLPPFLHPQFFFYLMFTLVAVTFALLWFLLEKAPFGLKVKAIREDEQGAMALGINPTTIKMQAFILSAIPAGVMGGVYAYWITFIDPASVLADIITDQAMVMAVFGGLGTLIGPLIGAILIFAFKTYFWAYLSDYQVLYLIILGGVIALTVVFLPNGLWGTITGATGGRRILRKASGVPQTDQRPQASGEKEI
- a CDS encoding branched-chain amino acid ABC transporter permease, whose protein sequence is MFLLLPQALVDGFLIGGIYVTIAIGFSLAYGVMHIIDFAVGEWIMLGAFLGFYLNRWLPVEPLLFLPLVFVVFAAIGYFFQPVIHRVLSGKKGNPLLMALVFTFGLALMIKGLGLTVFGFYSHSIPSSLSAGSFSLEMGPLFVTVPVIRLTGLIYALAITLALHYLLKKTDFGLAVRALSQNKDAAGLMGINAKRTSSYVYGIYVGISAMSGVLIGCIFSISAQMGSQYTVFSFFVVVLAGMGYLSGVPWAAFLLGVVQSFFLIYFNPGWTLLAVFGILYAVLLVSPKGLFGKGV
- a CDS encoding ABC transporter ATP-binding protein translates to MNAALSVEELSVFYGDTQALWDVSFSVQSGQLVALLGANGAGKTTTLKAICGLLTAAEGRIAYEGRTISELPVHETANLGITLVPEGRQLFPKMNVEENLIIGSYLGRAKENRQRNLERVYALFPRLAERRNQAAETLSGGEQQMVAIGRGLMQNPRLIMFDEPSLGLAPILVQEMFTVIQELHSQGLTIFLVEQNVNQTLKIADYCYVIENGRIVQEGTGREMEENPRVREAYLGF
- a CDS encoding ABC transporter ATP-binding protein; the encoded protein is MTTPLLKVEDLTKTFGGLHAVEDVSFQIRQGEIIGLIGPNGAGKTTIFNLISGYHPPTRGRIAFNGRDITGRRPYELARLGIGRTFQVVKPFPGLTVLENVVIAAFARHPKRADAEEHAWRILENTGLADRAGVSAASLTLAGRKRLEISKALALEPQLLLLDEVVAGLNPTEADQTIKLILKLRDSGISILIVEHIMRVIMNISDSILVLNFGRQIAMGKPAEVTQNPEVVKAYLGEEAA
- a CDS encoding amino acid ABC transporter substrate-binding protein, which codes for MVKRLLIGFLALAVLAGPAWAQAERDFFKIGVITSLSGDLATGGNVTKRGYDLWAQAVNEAGGIEIQGKKYPVKLFYADAQSEPSQGASAAERLATQEKVDMVLGPYSSGVTLAAAPVLEKYKIPMITGSAESPMIWKQKFFYTFGTIPPVNFTGATPIETLKALDPAPATAVILGSNDTFSKATAEAFNSAAEAAGIKVRKFNIVPSGQDLTPFMSAIKVLRPDLVAFGGHDEELINLVKSLRQIDYTPKALLMHYGVTEPAFVEALGKYAEGVLGASVWTETVHTQSDILWKDAATYAQAAQKAFGVPADYTQAGSSTAGIAFQAALQTVNAPPPLSESDREALVKALEKLEIQTFYGRLKFAEEGDFYHANIGLTPLTVQIQNGIAVIVGPEADAQAKLLFPMVPWKER
- a CDS encoding type 1 glutamine amidotransferase; the encoded protein is MELSGKKVLILVEQLYNEFEFWYPYYRLKEAGATVTVVGSGSARVYNSKNGLPVTVDTAAESVAVTEHDGLIIPGGYAPDIMRRHAAMVGLVKTCAEAGKLVAAICHAGWMLASAEIVAGRTVTSFFSIRDDLVHAGARWVDQEVVVDGNLVTSRTPEDLPAFMRAVINALK